Genomic segment of Arachis hypogaea cultivar Tifrunner chromosome 16, arahy.Tifrunner.gnm2.J5K5, whole genome shotgun sequence:
TGTAAACGTTTAGTTGCTAAAAGAGCTAACCAACTCCAAAGTTGCAATTAAGTTGGTCCATTTAATTTCTCAGAGAATTTTGTTATTCATCTTGTCCTATGCTTGCTGCTTAGTCATTAGTCAATAAGTACAAGATATTCAAGCTTTTCCATTAATGTGAAATACAAAAACTTTCAGAGAGAATTGTGGGGACAAGATGGATGCTTTCCTTAACCGAACTTATTATATTAATGGAGGGTATGACAACAAACACGGGATGTCCATGCTGAATGCCCGAATGGAGCAGATCGAGGTAACTCTGAATGAATGTCTTCAGCATATTTGAAAGTTCTTCAGCTCTTCTCAAATAGGTCCCAACGATCTttgttttgtaagttgtatgccctttgatattttattatattacagCTTATTATCTACCTCAGGGAGGATCCAAAGCCAACAGGATATTCTACCTTTCCGTGCCACAAGAAGCACTTTTGGATGTTGCATCATGTCTTGCTAGCAGTGCTCAGACCCAAAGTGGATGGAATCGCATTATAATTGAGAAGCCATTTGGCTTCGATGTACTTTCTTCCTATAGGTTGACACAATCTCTCCTTTCAAAGTATGAGGAAAAGCAAATATACAGGTGTATATATTCTCCCTCTCCCTGCTTGACCATTAGATCATGCGCACAGAAATATTGCTGCATAAATTGATTGTTTCATGTCTTCTTTTCAGGATTGATCATCTTCTGGGAAGGAATCTCATAGAAAATCTCACAGTTTTAAGGTTTGCAAATCTAGTCTTTGAGCCACTCTGGAGCCGTACTTACATACACAATATACAGGTCAGCCCCCCTTCTTTAGTCTGAATACTAACATGCTTTAATTTCTTGATTTCTCTCTTGTGCAGTTTGATGTTTGTAATCAAATTATCTAATTAATATATGCAGATCATTTTATCAGAGGAGTTGGGTGTGCAGCCTGGAAGGTGATCATAGTTGTTGTCTTGCCATTTAAGTAAATATGATCAATATGTCATGATTTTCTAAATATTGCAACAGAAATTCTTCCTCCACAAGTAGTTTTTTATGACATGGCATCAGCATAGTCCTTATTGCCCATGCAGGTATTTTAGTGGCTATGGGATTATCCGTGATATTGTTCACAGTCATGTACTTCAAACAATTGCGTTGCTTGCCATGGAACCACCAATAAGCCTCGATGGCGAAGATATTCGAAATGAAAAGGTACAATTATAGTTTATAAACTTCATAACATAGCTTGCTGCGATAGTGACTGGTTTCTTCTCAGGTCAAGGTACTCAGGTCAATTCGCAAATTGGAGCCTAGAGATGTGATTCTTGGCCAGTATAAAGCAAGTAGCAAAGACAAAGTTGATGTATGCGTAAATGGTCTGACACCCACTTATTTTGCTGCTGCAATGTACATTGATAATGCACGATGGGATGGCGTGCCATTTTTGGTTAAAACAGGCTTTGGACTCATCAAACACCAGTAAAAATCTGTATCTTTTTTGTGACTTTTGTTCAGATATATATTCTatgattgattttttaaattcaatggcAAGACTATGTCTGTCCCTACTTTCTTATGTTTGCATGCATGAATTCCATTACAActactataataataatagtataattAATGTGCTTATGTAACACAGGTCTGAAAAATTAGTGGTTCGAATAAGTTATATGCTGATCCAGATCAGATATTGTTATGCAGAATGGAGATACGGATTCAATTTCGTCATGTGCCAGGAAATGTTTATGACGAATCCATCGGGCATAATATCGACCGCGCCGCGAATGAGCTCATTCTTCGTGATGTTCCCGATGAAGCTATCCTGGTGAAAGTTAACAACAAGATTCCAGGACTGGGGTTACAATTGGACTCTTCAGAGTTGAATCTGCTCTACAAGGACAAGTAAGCAGTTGATATTAGATTATAATGCAAGAACTGTTGAGTCTCTAGAGTCTGACGAAATTGACATGCATTGATGTTAAAAAGGTATAACATGGAGGTGCCGGATTCATATGAGCATCTTCTGCTTGATGTCATTGATGGCGATAACCATCTCTTTATGAGAAGTGATGAACTGGCAGCTGCGTGGAACATTATAAGTCCAATTCTGAATGAGATGGACAAGGACAACATGTCACTGGAGCTTTATGAATTGGGGGGTCGTGGTCCTGTTGGAGCATACTACCTCTGGGCTAAGCATGGTGTTCGTTGGGTGGAGGACTAAAACTTACTCgtgttttctgttattttattttcatgtttatgGGACCACAGGCACAGCAATCAAGAATCCAAGAATGATGATGAGGTCGCTTTGCTTGGACAAATTATGGACGCGTGCAAATCATATTCCATTCCTCAATTCTCGTATATTATTATGATTTGGTTTGATTTGTGGATAAAGCTTATGTAAGTCTTGAAAGAtatgttaatttaaaatttggaaCATCCATTAAAGTAAGGTTATAGTGCTCTCCAGTACTCAGCTTATACCACCACAGATATTGCAATTTTCAACAAGTGTTTCTAGATCGGGATTTCTTTTAATCCAATTTAATGTGACCAAAAGAAAGTTCCCATCTAGAACCTGATACTCTCTAATTCGAATATTGAAGGTGGTGATTGTTAAGGTGGTTATATATAGTTGTCTAATTtactaaaaatagttaaaaattaatatttattttaaaagacaaGTTCAGTGAatttgacaccaaatttaaagaaTATGTGATCGAGTCAAGTCAACTCGAATCAAGTATGTGATTGGGGGGTTTTAATTTAATCTAAGAAATTGTGGAGATTGGCTTGCTTTACTCGCACTTAAACTCGAGTTGGTCCACTAAAACAGTTGGTAGACAAAAAATTGTTTGCTTTTCACTAAAATCCAAGTTGCCTCATCTAATCTCTATTCAGGCAATTAAAGTCCAAGTTGCGaatatattttattgaataaaattataatttttgacgTACACATGTACGTTAATAATTACATGAACTATTTTCATAAGCCTGATGATGATGTTGTATTATTCGGACATGAGTTAGGACACACCCAAATCCCAATTGACGGTGGCTTATTATTTCCCCCCGATATTTGTTTAATTATGGGGTCCATGGTCCATATAGTCATATACCCATCCCCATACATGGTTAGCGATAATTCTTCCTCCCCTTCCATAGATCCATCATCCACCTTCCCCACAAGATGCCCCATCATTTGTCATAAAGCAGCCATATGACACAATATTGGTTGAATTATTACGTTATGGGATGACGCAAGCGGCATATATAAATATAGTACACTATATGCTCAATGtttgtattttactatttttcgcTCCAATTTACCATCGTACCCTTACTGTTTTCACGGCCACATGGGCCTTATTGTCAAATCATTAATGGTGCTTGGAACCATAATGAACGCGGTCTTGACCTCGTTTGCTGGTCAACTAACACGCTTTAAATTCAGTCTCTTTGAACTTAGAAGGCAATAATAATTTCCCACATCCCGTAGTAGTTGTTGACTGTGTAGCAAGGTTTTAATTTGCATTAGTCGGTTTCGAAATTTAAGAATATACCTTATTGTTTGTTGAagccaaaattttaatttcagtcTACTTTATCTGGTAATTTCCTTTCACTTTCACTCTTGTCTATTGCCACACTGCCGATAATGATGTAGGGTTAGAGAAAATAATGGAGGCAAacaagttattaattaatttcatattcttctttttttctagTCACTACTTTTCTGTGAGCATCTTTTCTTGTCCCAATAATATAGAGTAAGGTTCGTACTCCCTTAGTCTTCTCCATATAAGGAAATTAAATAGAGAGAGACTAAATTGTAGTGTTGATGAggatggaaggagaaagaaggaAGCGGAAATTGGAGagtagtgaagaagaagaaaaagaagaaaatgaggaGCAGAAGATGGAGACGTTCTTCGCCTTGGTGAAAAGCACGAAGGAGGCGCGTGATCTCCTCTTCAATAAGGACAAAACGGATAACAAGGTTGATGAGGATGAAGAAGCACTCAAGAAGGGAAAAGCTACTTGGATTCCAATGTTTCAGCCAGAAGATTTCATTGATTATGGAGAATTGGGAAGaagaagtaataataataataataataataataataataataataataataataataatgttccaACAACAAATCCGCATGCATCAGGTGCAGGTCCTTcggagaaagagaaggaggaggtggtggtgatGGAGAAACAACATTTGCAAGAAGCGGCGGCGGCGACGCTGGAGGCACCTATTCCAGAAATAAATGAACAGAAGGAAAAAACAAGTGATCTTCTAGACTTAAATCTTTCTTTGTGATAAATGCCATATATGTATGTGAATGTATGTATGTGATTTGCTGACCTAATTGTATCTTTATTgtgttattaattatattattgatCAATTAGTGTTCATTGTTACTTCATGATTAACCATGGAATTGTTTATACAACGGAAGAGAGTCATCATGTTTAGACAGTTTAGTATACTGTGGTGATTTTTCGTGCTCAATTCTTAATAATAATCTGCCTTCTGGCTTTGTatgtgttttgtcgatttttagcaaatcgatggtggttcgatatctagtggtctgggagtgaaacctactcctctgtgcgagtactagttttctaaaagtgcatcaaagcgtcTTCGATTAGACAAGTtttgacaataaaaataaaataaatttgtaaaatGTTAAAtgaaatttagaaatcaaagttTTCAATAAGTAAATGCATGGTAAATGAAAAGACTTGAACCAAAATCAAAAGGAAACAGTAAAAGCGCCTTCAATTAAATCAAAGAACTTTAAAGTAAGTCATAAAATGCTGAAAGATAAATTAAACAGCGAAAATAAGGAACGTAAATAACACTTAGTGAATATGATTAAATGAAATATGAAGTTTACAAGCAgaatcaaaattaaaagaaagaggaAGGTGGAAGGAACCTTACAGAAAAAGGAAACTCGATCGCAAACTCAGGGATTAACTGGGATGTGAGAGTGCAATAGTGTTTTTTTTAGTAAAAGTTTCAACCCCTCTTCACTAAGAACTCCTAGTATTTATAGGCTAATCTTACATAACTAtccattaatttataatttaattataattaaatatggcATTTCAAATTCTGAAGCGAAGTCTCTCTTAGTAACCGTTTCCACCGCATGATTATAGCTATTCTTCATGAACTCCTCGTGCAATTAAAGTCATTAACTTCCCACTTTTACTATTGATTGATCAGTTCTTTCGAAGGCCTTATTCATCCCTTCGAATCAAATCTTCTCTTCGATTTAGCTTATTCGATTGACAACACAATCGAAATCCACACCAACACCGATTACCTCCAACTTCAAGCTCGCGCGCACGCGTCTTCCTGAAACACCATACTTAGCTTACCTCGATTTGACCTACTCTTATCGAAAATACTTTTTCGATCAACAAATTGCCCCCTTGGATTAATGTGGTTGGCTTCGATACTATTATCGAATCAATAAAACACTTAATCCAAAAGACGTCAGTTTTCAAACCAATAATAATTATCATTTAAACTTTCCATTATTATTGATCCACTCGACACGTCTTCCAAGACTGACGCTTTCTCTTTCTACCACTTCACCTTCTACACGAAGTTACCTCTATCTGTGTCTCTTCCACAGTAACGGCTACAGTGATACTTTTaaatttcattcttctttctttatttgaATCTCTTGAATTCATTATTCTCTGAACTTTCTTCGCATCCAAACTTTCTCATAAAATCTCCAACCTTCAATTCTCTTTAACAATGGCTGGTTCTTCCTCACGTGTTGCCACTCAAGATAAAGGCAAAGGCCATGCAACAGCACCGCCATCTCCGCCAGCCCTTCGCATCCTTAATCAAATCAATGATGAAATCATTGATGACCTCCATTTGCAAGTCAATGATACCAGAATTCTAATTCCTTTCACAATCGGTTCAGATACATACTGCTTCCTTGGACCGATTGAAACTCTTGAAAGGGCAAAGAAAAAGCTTTCGTTTTTCTCTAATGTTGAAGGAGAAGATTTACTGATAAACCAGGCTTTTAACATTTCTCACTTCATCAACCAGAAACCTTTTCGAAACAACCTGAAAATTAAACCTCGAGGGTCTGATTTTACCACTTGGTATCAACGCCTCGAACCCACAAAGGGTGCTACCTGGGGAGCCCTAGGAATACAAGAACTATTAAGACTCTCTCACTTTTCACTCACTACAATCTTCGGATGATTGGAGCAGTGACCTGTTTCTGGAACAGAACTACCAATAATTTTCGCCTTCCTTGTGGAATGATCGAAATGTCTCTCCTTGATGTAGCCGCTATTACAGGACTCCCGATAAATTCTCCAGACTGCACTTCTGACATGCAACCTCAGCATCAATACAACATCACCTTCAATACCCCTATAGTGACTTCATTGCTCATAATATGGGTAAGGATGGTACAGAAATCACTAATGATGAACATGTAGCCTTTTTATTCTACTGGCTAAATGCAATTTTGTTCTGCTCTCGAAGTGTTCAAATGTCAAAACTTTTCCTTCCTCTAGCGGCTCTCTTGCATGAAGGAAAAGCTCTCAATCTAGCCAAGCTTCTTCTCGGACACATCTGTGAAGAACTTAGCCTACTTGTCTGTGACCTCCGAGACAACAAAATAATCAACACAGGAGGTCCACTTTGGCTTCTTCAATTATGGCTAAATGCCATTTTTGAAAACTACATGATAAAACCTATAGGAGGCAACACCAACAAACAACACATCGAGGGTTTTCGTTTGTTTGATTACAAACCCAATTTCCCAAATACCCAATCAGATGAAGATAAATTTTGGGctgttttctctcttttccatTCTTGCAGAAATTTTGATAATGATCAACTCAATTTTACCCCCTTTTTGCGTCGCAACTGCGGCCTTGCCTGGCTCGATCGTTTTCTCTTTCCAAACACTAATGAGGAAAGCAAACTTGCAAATCGAACCTAGGCACACCTACTGGCTGTTCAAGTGATACCAATAGGATTGCCACAATATAAGAAGGAAAGGTTTAAAATAACCTTGTACGCTCCTCATTTAATTGCAAGACAATTGGAATTCTCTCAGGCTATCCCAACTCCTCAACCTCGACACAGTGAACCATTATGTCAAATCACTCTGACCTCACAGGAAGATTTCAATACTTGTCTCTCGAAAAATCAGAAACAAAGAGACCACTTCAACTTCTTGATTTATGAACGCAGTTCATTTATCACCAAGTCCTGTCTCGAATGGTGGACTGCTTATTATTCAAGGTACACCCGTACCTTAGAAGATATTCAGCAGACTGCTATTCGAGTAGCTGTTACTGAAAATTCTCCAAAAAGATCACACAAAAGGAAAGTTGAAGCTGCTCGGCCACCACCGCATAAGATCAAAAGAACTCCTACTAGGACTTCTCACAGAGTAATCCTTCTATTCATGACTTTACTTTCAAATTCGAAAACATCCTTCGAATATTACTCTTATgtatattttaatacataattgATCTTGGACTTTTAACAGCTAATTTTGCAATCATCAAGCGAAAGCGCGGATGAGAGTGAACCAACCAACAAAGATTCTCTTGCTGCTTCCTCTCAATCGGAAGATGCAGCCGATTCTGATCCTGGCACTCAGCTAATTCTAAGATCCAGAATTCCTCAGGTAACACATCCATCACTATACACTTCTTAgtttaaaataaatcttaaactcATAATTGTGTACTTTTTATATTAGCCCATTAATGTTGCTCAGGCTGCTTCTTTCACCGGAGCCCTCGATCAACTAATACCTCAACAACAAAATGACCCAGAGCACTCCATATCACATGATTCCATTCAATTCACAGGATCCCTGCAATCAATTCCTGCTACTCGTCCACCTCTTCTTTACACAACACATGTGATCGATCTGACAGAAAATCCTCTGCATCATTCTCCAGAAGAGACACATAGACTTGAATCAACTTCACCAAACAATCAAGCTGCACTAATTGAAGAGAACCAAACGGTTCCAAACTCCGATTCTACTTCTAAAGCTGCTGACACCACCAATTCAGATTCCTCTCGATCCAAGATTTTTGAGACCCCTCCAGAGTTACAACCTAATCCTTCACTCCAAACCCCTCCAGGACCAAGACCAGGGTCATCGAATATTCCTACCACTCCATGTAGTGCTACCTTGGATGATCTGATTTctgttttgaataaaattatCCAAGAAAAGAAAGTACCAGTCCTTATTCCAGAAATCTCAAGGTCAGCCACACCAAGACCTCCAATCGAATTAGAGCCTGACACTCGGGAACAACTTCGATTACTCATCAAACTTTTGGATCATCCACCTACTTCATGGGTCAATGATCCAATCCTGAATAAACTCCTGGAGGActgtttgaattcttcttttgAATTTCCAAACAACACACCATATTTTGCTTCAATCCAAGAATTCAAACAACTTCTTAACGATAGTGTTGCATCTCAGTTTCAACTTCAGAAAACTGAAAATGAAGAAGCTACAACCAAATCTAAAATAGAAAAGTGTCTTACAACTGCTCAACCAATCCAATCTTCTCGTGAGGAATTTGATAGGAGAATTTCTCATGCTATTTCCGTCCAGGTGTTTCatgatcaagaagaagaagcaagaatCGAAGCAGAATTGGCTCAACTTCAAAAACAGCTTGCCACTATACGCCAAGACAGAGCCACCTTAGCTAAACCTCTGGTTGCAGCCCAACAAGAGCAACACCTCCTTATCCAGAAACTTGTCTCAATCGACACCGAGTGGGGAGAGTATGAAAAACAACTCGAGAAGATCCAAACTGGCAAGTTCAAGCAAATTGAAATGCTTATGATTCTGGAAAACAAAAGGACAAAACTGCGCTCTGATTTGGCGAAGCTATTGGCATcttgaacttttttttttacttttgtaatGATTATTTTCCTTTCCGAACTTATGCTTGTTGAATTTCTATATTTGCCAGCAATAGAAATATTTCAGATATTTTCCATTAATTGAATTAACCACTTTCCCTGACTCAATGTCTTTAATCTGATAGGCGTTTTCTGAAAATACCCCTATCACTTGAAAGGGACCTTCCCAGTTATGGGACCATTTACcaagaaattttaatttctttttcattggTAAAATAACTTTCAAAACTAACTCACCTATTTTGAAAGATTTCTCCTTAATTCGGTGATTATAACTTTGAGCAATACTTTCTTTTTGTCAAATTACATTATCAAGTGCTAGAAATCGCTCTGAATCTAACTCATTTAACTCATCAAACATGGCATTCCAATAGTCATCGACTGGCAACTCACTCTGTTTCGATACTCTTAgagtattcaaattaatttccaaTGGCAATACTGCATCATGGCCATATACTAATTTATAAGGAGAAGTTCCTGTCGAACTTCTTGGTGAGTTTCGATAATTCTATAACACTTGACTTAAAGTCTCATGCCATGTTTGAGGCTTATTCCTGATATGCTTTTTAATCAAACCAATTAATATCTTATTTGCTGCCTCCACTTGTCCATTAGCTTGTGCATAATAAGGAGTTGAAGTAACCATACTAATGTTTCTCGAAgccgcaaaatttttaattcgctGGCCAGTGAAAATAGTTCCTTGGTCAGTACTTAACGTCTGAGGAATTCCAAATCGATGAATAATATTTTCCTCGACAAAATCCATTATCTCTGTCTGACCAACCTCTACCAAAGGGACGGCTTCCACCCGTTTCGTGAAATAATCAATAGCCACTAAAATAAATTTGTGCTGCTTCGATGAAGGGGGATGAATTAAACCAATTAAATCTAAATcccaacctctaaatggccatGGCTTTATTATCGAATGCAGTTCAGCCGCATGAATCTGTTGTATCGAACCATGTTTCTGACATTCTCGACATGCCTTTGCATAATCAATACAATCTTTTATCATAGATGGCCAAAATACATGATTGCGATATAACACCCATCTCATTTTATTTCCTGCCTGATGAGCACCACATATTCCATTATGAACTTCACCCAAAGCAATGTTTTGATCTTCTCGACTTAAACATCTCAACAAACTTCCATCGATTCCTTTTTTATATAACTCATTAACCAATAAAACAAAGTTCATTGCTTGCAGCTTTAGTTTTCTATCAAGTGCAATATTGGGATCTTTCAAATACCGAGCAATAGGTTTTCTCTAATCAGAATCCTCCCATTCATCCATGCATAACACCTCTCTCTCATTTGCTGGTATTAAAATTTGATAGATACTAGATAATTTCTTAATAGTTTTCGGACCAATCCGATATTTCGAAGCAATTTGGGCTAACTCATTAGCAATCTCATTATGAATTTGAGGGATATGAACCAAAGAAACTTTTCAAAAAGACGTCAATAACTCCCAAGCAGTtgctaaatatttttgtaacgtCTTATTATTACACTTAAACTCATTCGACAACTGCTTTAAAACTAACTGTGAATCTCCTAGAATTTAAACTTCTAAAGCTCCTTTGTCGATTAAAATCTCTAGACCCAAAATCAAAGCCCCATATTCGGCTACATTATTGGAACAAGGATACTTTAATTCAAACAAGAATTCTGATGGAATACCTTCTGGTGAGATAATGAGGATTCCAACCCCTGCACCATCTTTGTGCTTAGATCCATCGAAATACAATTTTCAATAGTTGACTTCTACATCGACTATATTTGCCCCCTGGTCATTCAGATCTTTCAAATTGTCTACAagaaaatctgcaatgacctGTCCTTTAACAGCCTTTGCTGGGACATACTGTAAATTGAATTTCGTTAATGCTAACATCCATTTCCCCAAACGTCCCCTTAACATAGGGAAACTTAGCATGTACTTAACAAGATCGGTCTGTGCTATAAATTTCACTGATTAAGCCACCATATAACACTTTAACTTCATACAAGCATGATATaatgacaaacataatttttCAATCGGGGAATACCTTGTCTCGATATCAGTAAGAactcgactaaggtaataaacCACCCGTTCAttccctttttcatcatcttggcCTAACATACACCCTATAGTGTTTTCAGATGctgcaatatataattttaaaggttCAGATAGACACACATTCGCCATAATTGGAGCTTTTGATAAATATGACTTAATCGAGTCAAACGCCAATTGATGTTCTGTGGTCCATTCGAATTTCAAAGCATTCTTTAATTTCACTAAAGGTGCAAACACGCTAGTTTGATCTGACAGATTCGAAATGAATCTTCgaagataatttatttttcccAAAAATGATTGCACTTCTTTCTTCGATTTGGGAGCAGACAAAGCTAATATTGCATTTGCTTTATTTTTATCAATGGCTATCCCCTTTTTATGAACAACAAAGCCTAAGAAGTTTCCAGCCGATACTCCAAAAGCGCATTTCAAAGGATTCATTTTTAATCCTTTCTTTCTCATAGTCAGAAATGCCTTTCTTAAATGGTCTATATGTTGTTCTACATAAATCGATTTTACCATTACATCATCAATATATACCTCCATAAATTTTCCAATAAACTCATGAAAAATAGCATTCATTGCTCGTTGATACATTGCTCCAGCATtcttcaaaccaaaaggcataaccACCCACTCATACGTACCTAACGCTCCAGGACAACGAAAGGCAGTTTTAGCCACATCATCTTCTGCAATaaagatttggttatatccagaataATCGTCCATGAAACTAAGAACTTCATTTCCCATCGCAGAATCGATTAACATGTCTGCAATCGGCATAAAGTATTCATCATTTGGAGTGGCATTATTTAGATCTCGAAAATCGATACATACcctcaatttttcatttttcttcatgACTGGAACAATATTCGACACCCACTCCACATAACGAGCAGTTCGAATAAATTTTGCTTTGATCAAGCgttctatttcttctttaatcttcacATTGATTTCAGGAGCAAAACGTCTTAGGGTTTGTTTCACAGGTCGAGCATTGGGTTTCAATGCTAATTGATGTTCTACTAATTAACGATCGAGACCA
This window contains:
- the LOC112758014 gene encoding inactive glucose-6-phosphate 1-dehydrogenase 4, chloroplastic, with the protein product MSLSFSSASVALSECSIPIHRCCHAHRITGGSSSFGSVTGSDRLVLNVRNGNLCRKFRGLKLWILERLNFQIQPAKLHKRSTNGSQDRIHHFKNNLETGSSPSITHTHVIPHDKVSSISMDVSGGPSLCIAVIGATGELARGKIFPALFALYYSGFLPQNVGIFGYSRKDMTDEDLRFCIASTLTCRVDHQENCGDKMDAFLNRTYYINGGYDNKHGMSMLNARMEQIEGGSKANRIFYLSVPQEALLDVASCLASSAQTQSGWNRIIIEKPFGFDVLSSYRLTQSLLSKYEEKQIYRIDHLLGRNLIENLTVLRFANLVFEPLWSRTYIHNIQIILSEELGVQPGRYFSGYGIIRDIVHSHVLQTIALLAMEPPISLDGEDIRNEKVKVLRSIRKLEPRDVILGQYKASSKDKVDVCVNGLTPTYFAAAMYIDNARWDGVPFLVKTGFGLIKHQMEIRIQFRHVPGNVYDESIGHNIDRAANELILRDVPDEAILVKVNNKIPGLGLQLDSSELNLLYKDKYNMEVPDSYEHLLLDVIDGDNHLFMRSDELAAAWNIISPILNEMDKDNMSLELYELGGRGPVGAYYLWAKHGVRWVED
- the LOC112758768 gene encoding uncharacterized protein, with the protein product MRMEGERRKRKLESSEEEEKEENEEQKMETFFALVKSTKEARDLLFNKDKTDNKVDEDEEALKKGKATWIPMFQPEDFIDYGELGRRSNNNNNNNNNNNNNNNNNVPTTNPHASGAGPSEKEKEEVVVMEKQHLQEAAAATLEAPIPEINEQKEKTSDLLDLNLSL